In Pseudoduganella albidiflava, a single window of DNA contains:
- a CDS encoding M14 family metallopeptidase: MTIKISQNFDSGAIDVVSAENPANIELKLRSDSHADIHQWFHFRVQGVRGTGLNLRFLNAGQATYAKGFEDYSAVASYDGENWFRVPTSFDGEVMTIRHTPDLDSVYYAYFEPYSWERHLRLLGEVAENPVARVLDLGSSVDGRDMNLVVIGDPQAEKKIWFIARQHPGESMAEWFIEGLIDALLDDANPIARKLLQRCVFYIVPNMNPDGSVRGNLRTNAAGANLNREWMAPTAERSPEVLCVKQKLHETGVDMFFDIHGDEALPYNFVAGNEMLETFTPQQAAAQKAFIERYKNASPDFQDKVGYPVSKYKADVLTLASKYVGHHFQCLSLTLEMPFKDNADLPVPHVGWNGARSAALGAAILQPVLLSLDD, translated from the coding sequence ATGACCATCAAAATCAGTCAGAACTTCGACTCCGGCGCGATCGACGTCGTGAGCGCGGAGAATCCCGCCAATATCGAACTGAAGCTGCGCAGCGATTCGCATGCCGACATCCACCAGTGGTTCCACTTTCGCGTGCAGGGCGTGCGCGGCACGGGGTTGAACCTGCGCTTCCTGAATGCCGGCCAGGCCACCTACGCCAAGGGTTTCGAGGACTACAGCGCGGTGGCCAGCTACGATGGCGAGAACTGGTTCCGCGTGCCGACCTCGTTCGATGGCGAAGTGATGACGATCCGGCACACGCCGGACCTGGACAGCGTGTACTACGCCTACTTCGAGCCGTATTCGTGGGAACGGCACCTGCGCCTGCTGGGCGAGGTGGCGGAGAATCCGGTCGCGCGCGTGCTCGATCTGGGCTCGTCGGTGGATGGCCGCGACATGAACCTGGTGGTGATCGGGGACCCGCAGGCGGAAAAGAAGATCTGGTTCATCGCTCGCCAGCACCCGGGCGAATCGATGGCCGAGTGGTTCATCGAGGGCCTGATCGATGCGCTGCTGGACGATGCCAATCCGATTGCCCGCAAGCTGCTGCAGCGCTGCGTGTTCTACATCGTGCCGAACATGAACCCGGACGGCTCGGTGCGCGGCAACCTGCGTACCAACGCGGCCGGCGCCAACCTGAACCGCGAATGGATGGCGCCGACGGCGGAGCGTTCGCCTGAAGTGCTGTGCGTGAAGCAGAAGCTGCACGAGACGGGCGTCGACATGTTCTTCGACATCCATGGCGACGAGGCGCTGCCGTACAACTTCGTGGCCGGCAACGAGATGCTGGAGACGTTCACGCCGCAGCAGGCCGCCGCGCAAAAGGCCTTCATCGAGCGCTACAAGAACGCCAGCCCGGACTTCCAGGACAAGGTGGGCTACCCCGTCAGCAAGTACAAGGCGGACGTGCTGACGCTGGCCTCGAAGTATGTCGGCCATCATTTCCAGTGCCTGTCGCTGACGCTGGAAATGCCGTTCAAGGACAACGCCGACCTGCCGGTGCCGCACGTGGGCTGGAACGGCGCCCGCAGCGCCGCGCTGGGCGCCGCGATCCTGCAACCTGTACTCCTGTCACTGGACGACTGA
- a CDS encoding DUF2863 family protein: protein MRRPSKDSSTKLSADSQRLSTLAQAVGQAGSRLEERSWERALDVQLTKLLKTSHQDTVDAALNSLFAADLTAYDVLMDSVEAVSESATITVETDGAPVQYDVLLVAAPILAWTRYSIASGAIPADILNTLSAHFSAHLLADGTKMAMASNLFSIDQLPRTHAETYAKMHKLAQAAVKGVAVKTDVKSPETAPFLADTRYLIAAIVAPAGGPLFRWQMPGAHLHQSDERRNALEAWRTQATPTVARLLPGCGIELLLPEAYYMACREADKLIRPVSIRAAVHYLTHTLACEPADLRAVIAGFGEEAADGQVDEYRVAFTRRSDTDVIYGVVWPLYGQEDEEGTPPEGPMAGGLATLLQPRTPVEEIVEHLSAAGVTVVKKLSERYVAEYCDDCGAPLFADPAGELVHAEMPEDAPAGTEHFH, encoded by the coding sequence TCCAAAGATTCATCTACTAAATTGTCTGCCGACAGCCAGCGCCTTTCCACCCTTGCCCAGGCCGTCGGCCAGGCAGGCAGCCGTCTCGAAGAGCGCAGCTGGGAGCGCGCGCTGGACGTGCAATTGACGAAACTGCTCAAGACGAGCCACCAGGACACCGTCGATGCCGCCCTGAACAGCCTGTTCGCCGCCGACCTGACCGCCTATGACGTGCTGATGGACAGCGTGGAAGCCGTCAGCGAATCGGCCACCATCACCGTCGAAACCGACGGCGCACCGGTGCAGTACGACGTGCTGCTCGTCGCGGCGCCCATCCTGGCCTGGACCAGGTATTCGATCGCCTCCGGCGCCATCCCGGCCGATATCCTGAACACGCTGTCCGCCCACTTCTCGGCCCATCTGCTGGCCGATGGCACGAAGATGGCCATGGCCTCGAACCTGTTCTCGATCGACCAGCTGCCGCGCACGCACGCGGAAACGTACGCCAAGATGCACAAGCTGGCGCAAGCCGCCGTGAAGGGCGTGGCCGTGAAGACGGATGTGAAATCGCCCGAGACGGCGCCCTTCCTGGCCGACACGCGCTACCTGATCGCGGCCATCGTCGCGCCGGCCGGCGGGCCACTGTTCCGCTGGCAGATGCCGGGCGCCCACCTGCACCAGTCCGACGAGCGGCGCAACGCGCTGGAAGCCTGGCGCACCCAGGCCACGCCCACCGTGGCGCGCCTGCTGCCCGGCTGCGGCATCGAACTGCTGCTGCCCGAAGCGTATTACATGGCGTGCCGCGAAGCCGATAAACTGATTCGCCCGGTGTCGATCCGCGCCGCCGTGCATTACCTGACGCACACGCTGGCCTGCGAGCCGGCCGACCTGCGCGCCGTGATCGCCGGCTTCGGCGAGGAAGCGGCCGACGGCCAGGTGGACGAGTACCGCGTGGCCTTCACGCGCCGCTCGGATACCGATGTGATCTACGGCGTCGTCTGGCCGCTGTATGGCCAGGAAGACGAAGAAGGCACGCCGCCCGAAGGCCCGATGGCCGGCGGCCTGGCCACGCTGCTGCAGCCGCGCACGCCGGTCGAGGAAATCGTCGAACACCTGAGCGCGGCCGGCGTCACCGTCGTCAAGAAGCTGTCGGAGCGCTACGTCGCCGAATACTGCGACGATTGCGGCGCCCCGCTGTTCGCCGACCCGGCCGGCGAACTGGTCCATGCCGAGATGCCGGAAGACGCCCCGGCCGGCACCGAGCACTTCCACTGA
- a CDS encoding CYTH domain-containing protein, with protein sequence MGIEIERKFLVRDDGWRTEGAPHVQPVLLRQGYLSSHPERVVRVRIEGDHAVMTIKSKAVGVSRGEWEYPLPVADAAEFLDRLCEQPVIEKYRRRIPYAGFVWEVDEFLGVNAGLVVAEIELPAEDTAFDKPDWVGEEVTHDKRYLNSNLISHPYSAW encoded by the coding sequence ATGGGCATTGAAATCGAACGCAAGTTCCTGGTACGGGACGATGGCTGGCGCACCGAGGGCGCGCCCCATGTGCAGCCGGTGCTGCTGCGCCAGGGTTACCTGTCCTCGCATCCCGAGCGCGTGGTGCGCGTGCGGATCGAGGGTGACCACGCCGTCATGACGATCAAGAGCAAGGCGGTCGGCGTGTCGCGCGGCGAGTGGGAATACCCGCTGCCGGTGGCGGACGCCGCCGAGTTCCTGGACCGGCTGTGCGAGCAGCCCGTCATCGAGAAATACCGGCGCCGGATTCCGTACGCGGGCTTCGTGTGGGAAGTGGACGAGTTCCTCGGCGTGAACGCCGGGCTGGTGGTGGCGGAAATCGAACTGCCCGCCGAAGACACGGCGTTCGACAAGCCGGACTGGGTGGGCGAGGAAGTCACCCATGACAAGCGCTACCTGAATTCGAACCTGATCAGCCATCCCTACTCGGCCTGGTAG